ACGTCGAACTTCTGATGGCGTCCATGGAACCGGGGGCGCCGCGGCTGCCCGAGCAGGAGATGGTGGACCTGCGGTCGGATGTGCTGGCGCAGATCGAGGAATTGTCTACTCTGGTGGGCGATTTGGTGGACCTTACCCGCGACGACGCCGGCCAGGTAGTACACGAGCCGGTCGACATGTCCGAGGTCATCGACCGCTGCCTGGAGCGAGTCAAGCGGCGGCGCAACGACATTCACTTCGATGTCGACGTGATCGGATGGCAGGTCTACGGCGACAACGCCGGGCTGTCGCGGGCGGCGCTGAACCTGATGGACAACGCCGCGAAATGGAGTCCGCCGGGCGGCCACGTCGGGGTCCGGATGCGTCAGCTCGACCCGTCGCACGCCGAGCTGATCGTCTCCGACCTCGGCCCGGGTATCCCGCCGCACGAGCGTCGCCTGGTATTCGAGCGGTTCTACCGGTCGACGACGGCGCGGGCCCTGCCCGGTTCGGGGCTGGGGTTGGCCATCGTCAAGCAGGTGGTGCTCAACCACGGCGGGCTGCTGCGCGTCGAAGACACTGTTGCGGGAGGCCATCCTCCGGGGACATCGATCTACGTGCTGCTTCCGGGCCGGCCACTGCCGGTGTCGACGTATCCGACGGCCGGGACCGAGAGCGGGGCCTGGGTCGGTGGAGCCGCCGGCGCAGCCGAGACCGACCCCACCGTTCCCACAGATGACGACGCAGCGAACTCTCGGGAATCGACGAACGTTATCTCAGTTGACTCTCAGTCCGCACGCGCAAGGTAGATGCAGTTAGTGTTGGAAATCGAGCCAAGTCGAGCTCGATCGCACCCCATTAGAGGAAGAGCGACTTAGCGCCATGACGAATGACCCGAGGTATTCGCCACCGCCGCAGCAGCCGGGATACCCCAGCGCGCCTAACCAGCCCTTTGAGCCAGGTGGAGCTCCCGGGTATGCCCAAGGGCATCAGCAACCGTACAACCCGGCTTACGACTGGCGGTACCAGCAAGGCCAGCAGTCACCACCGTCGCAGACCTCGCAATACCGTCGGCCCTATGAGCCGTTCGGGGACACCGGGGCCGGTGCGATCCCCGGCGGCACCGGGCCGGGCCGCATCCCCGGCGGTACCGGCGCGGGCCCGATTCCCGGAGGCACGGGAGTAGGGCCGATTCCCGGCATGCTGCCGCCGATGGGGCCCCCGCGCCCGGAGAAGCGCGGCCGCGCCGGCCTGCTGGTGGCGGGTGCGCTGGCGATCGCGGTGGTGTCGGCGGGCATCGGCGGCGCCGCCGCCACGGTCGTCGAACTGGGGACGCACTCCACCATCGCCAGCGGTGGCAGCGGACCGTCGGGTGCCACACCCGGTGTTCCGGCGGCCAACATGCCGCCCGGCACGGTCGAACAAGTCGCCGCGAAGGTGGTGCCCAGCGTTGTGATGCTGGAGACCGACCTCGGCCGAGCATCCGAAGAGGGCTCCGGCGTCATCCTGTCGTCCGACGGGCTGATTCTGACCAACAACCACGTCATCGCCGCGGCCGCCGCCCCGCCGAAGGGTCCCGGTGGACCGACACCCGGCAGCCCGACGCCCGGCAGCCCGCCGCCCGGCAGCCCGCCGCCCGGCGGGCCGGGTGGTCCGGCACCGAAAACGACCGTGACCTTCTCGGACGGCCGCACCGCGCCGTTCACGGTGGTGGGCGCCGATCCCACCAGCGATATCGCCGTCATCCGCGTGCAGGGTGTCTCCGGCCTGACCCCCATCGCGATGGGTTCCTCGTCGGATGTGCGGGTCGGCCAGCCCGTGATGGCGATCGGTTCCCCACTGGGCTTGTCGGGCACGGTGACCACCGGGATCATCAGTGCCCTGAACCGGCCGGTGTCTACCACCGGCGAGTCGGGCAACCAGAACACGGTGCTGGACGCGATTCAGACCGACGCCGCGATCAACCCGGGTAACTCCGGTGGTGCGCTGGTCAACCTGCAGGGGCAGCTGGTCGGCATCAACTCCGCGATCGCCACCCTGGGTTCGGATTCGCCGGACGCCCAAAGTGGTTCGATCGGGCTCGGTTTCGCGATTCCGGTCGACCAGGCCAAGCGCATTGCCGACGAGTTGATCAGCACCGGCAAGGCGTCGCATGCGTCGCTGGGCGTGCAGGTGACCAGTGACAAGAGCACGCCGGGTGCCAAGGTCGTCGACGTCGTGACCGGCGGCGCGGCCGCGAACGCGGGCGTGCCCAAGAACGTGGTCGTCACGAAGGTCGACGACCGTCCGATCAGCAGCGCCGACGCGTTGGTTGCCGCGGTGCGGTCCAAGGCGCCGGGCGACAAGGTATCGCTGACCTTCTCCGATCCCGGCGGTGGCAGCCGGACCGTGCAGGTCACCCTCGGCAAGGCGGATCAGTGATGAGAGTCGGCGAGCCTCTGAACGAGCCACTGTCCGAGCTCGGATATACGGTGGCACCCATGGAAACGGGTGCGGAATTGGTAGTCGGCCGGGCTCTGGTTGTGGTGGTCGACGATCGCACCGCCCACGGGGACGAAGAAGACCACAGTGGGCCGCTGGTCACCGAGCTGCTGACCGAGGCGGGATTCGTCGTCGACGGTGTGGTGGCGGTCGCCGCCGACGAGGTCGAGATCCGCAACGCGCTGAACACCGCGGTGATCGGTGGGGTGGATCTGGTGGTGTCGGTGGGCGGGACCGGAGTGACCCCGCGCGATGTCACCCCGGAGGCCACGGTCGAGATTCTGGACCGGGAAATCCTCGGCATCGCCGAGGCCGTCCGGGCGTCCGGGCTGTCGGCGGGAATCATCGACGCCGGATTGTCGCGCGGTCTGGCCGGCGTGTCCGGAAGCACGTTGGTGGTCAACCTTGCCGGTTCCCGGTACGCGGTGCGCGACGGCATGGCGACGCTGAATCCCCTCGCCGCGCAGATCATCGGGCAGTTATCCAGCCTCGAGATCTAACGTCGCGCGTCGCTTCGTTTTAGCCGCGGGAACTTACCGCGATTCGGCGTCCGCGCGCGGCCCGTACTCGGGCGGCGGCGTGGTGCCCGTCCCGCCGTGCCTTCCGGACGAAGATCCTCCGTTGGTCTGCGCGAGCAGGTCGCGGATCTCGGTCAGCAAGACGATCTGGGCGTCGTCGGCCTGCTCGACCTCGCCGCGCTTGCGGAAAGTGTTGTAGGGCAGCACGACCAGGAAGTACACCACCGCGGCGACCAGGACGAAGTTGATCGCGGCGGATACCAGCACGTTGAAATCAATCGTCTGGCCGCCGCCGATGCTGATTTTCAGGATGCTGACATCGGACTGCTGGTTGACGCCGATCCGGTTGATCAACGGCGTGATGATGCTGTCGGTGAACTTGGTGACCAGGCCGGTGAATGCCGTACCGATGACCACCGCGACCGACAGGTCGACGATGTTGCCCCGCGCGAGAAACTCCTTGAACCCCTTGAGCATTCGACGTCCTTTCTGGGCTGGACATAGTTTGCTGCGGGTTCTGTGGCGAGCGGCGGTCAGGCACTCAGTGCAGGGTGAAAGTTATTGTCTGCCCTAGCACCGAGCCTGCCACCGTGTTCGCCACGCGAGCTGGCAGCGCAACCAAGACTACGCGGTCACCATCGGCGGCTTGGACTTTCTGCTTCGGCGACACGAGCACCACGACGGCATCGGTGGCCACCACCAAGCTGGCCGCCCGGGTGCCCGGCTGCGAATCGGTGGGCGCGGCCAGCACGTCGACCACGTCGCCGGCGCGCACCAGGTCGATCAGCGCGCTGTCGGCCAGGTGCAGCGGCACGATGCGCGCGCCCGGCCCCGCGTTCGATCCGATCGCGGCCTCGGCCAGCCGGCTGCCCAGCAGGCGGACGTCGGTCAGCACCTCACCCCGACGCGCCGGACCGGCCAGCATCGAACCGATCACCGCGCCCAGGTCTGCTTGTGAGCCATCGGGAAGCGTTGTCGCCAAACGCTTTTCGACTCGAACATCGTCGGAGGTCAACGCCGCGCCGGGAGCCAGGTCACGGGTGGCCACCACCGCGTCGACGCGATCGCCGTCCGGGTTCGAACGCACCGCCGCGATCCCGGCCAACACGACGAGTCCGGCCGCCGCCACTCGGCGGGCCAGTACGGTGCGGGTCCAGTCCGGCCGCAGCGACACCGATATCCGGTGCAGCAGCGCCGGGTTCAGCGATGGTTCGCCCACGCCGCAACGGTAGGCGCAGCGGTCAGCGCGAAGCTCCCGAACGGGATGTGTGCTGTGGATAACCCGCTAGCTGGAAGCGGCCGCGGCCGACGTCGTCGACTTCTCGCTGGACGAGGACTTGTCACTGGAGCTGGATTTCTCGCTCGACGAGGACTTGTCGCTTGACGAGGACTTGTCGCTCGAGCCGGAGCTCTCGGAAGATCCCGAGCCGTTGGTCGACGACCCGTTGCTCGAACTCGACGACGACTTTTTGCTCGACTCGCGGCTGTCGGTGCGGTAGAAGCCGCTGCCCTTGAACACGACGCCGACGGAGTTGAACAACTTGCGCAGTCGGCCCGAGCACTTCTCGCACGTGGTCAGGGCGTCGTCGGTGAAGGCCTGTACGACGTCAAAGCGGTCGTCGCACTCCGTGCACGCGTAGCTGTAGGTCGGCACTCCAAAACCTCCGTTAGATAAGCTTGTTAGCACTCTACAGTGCCCGAGTGCTAAAACAGCCATGAAATCCGTCTCATTCCCGGGCGTTTTCACCCCGCGCGCAGCGCCACGACGCCGCGCCCCGGGGTGATCACGTGGGTCATCGGCACGTCGTGCGGATCGGCCGGTAACTCCTCGACGAACTCCTCGTCGCGCACCATCGCGATCAGCCGTGCCTGCGGGTTCGTGGCGTCCAGCGAGCGGTCGTAGTAGCCGCGGCCCCGGCCCAGTCGCACGCCCCGGCGGTCCACGGCCAGCGCCGGGACGACCACCATCTCCGCCTCGGCCAGGACCGACTCCGGCAGCCACGGCTCCGGCGGCTCGAGCAGGCCCCACCGGCCGACGACGAGTTCACCCGGCCGGTACTCGGCCCAGCGCAGCCGCATCGGCGTGCCGTCACCGGCGGTGCGCGCAACGGGCAACAGCACCCGCCGCGCGTGCTGCAGCAACATGTCCAGCATCGCGACCGAACCCGGCTCGGTACCCACCGGAACGTAGGCGCAGACGGTGCTGCCGCTGCTCACCGCGAGGGCGAGCTGTTCGTCGAGCATTCGCGCCTGCGCGGCGCGCACGTCGTCGGCAACCAGACTTCGCGCCGCCAGCACTTGCTCGCGCAGTGCGGCCTTGGTCGAAGTCGTCATGCATCAACGATGACAGCCCGGGTATTCGGCCTGCCATGCAGCGGCGGCAACCCCTCTGAGCGCTATGGTGTGAACGATGTCACGGCCAGATGAAATCCCGATCCCGTACACGGCGATCGTCCCCGCTGCCGGTCTGGGCACCCGTTTCCTGCCGGCCACTAAGACGGTGCCCAAAGAGTTGCTGCCCGTCGTCGATACGCCCGGAATCGAGCTGGTCGCCGAGGAAGCGGCCGCGGCCGGCGCCGGGCGGTTGGTGATCATCACCTCCGAGGGCAAGGACGGCGTCGTCGCGCACTTCGTCGAGGACCTGGTGCTGGAGGGCACGCTCGAAGCCCGCGGCAAGAAGGCGATGCTGGCCAAGGTCCGTCGCGCGCCGGCGCTGATCAAGGTCGAGTCGGTGGTGCAGGCCGAGCCGCTCGGGCTGGGACACGCGATCAGTTGCGTGGAGCCCACGCTGACGCCCGACGAGGACGCCGTCATGGTGCTGCTGCCCGACGACCTGGTGCTGCCGACCGGCGTGCTGGAGACGATGGCCAAGGTGCGCGCCGAGTACGGCGGCACGGTGTTGTGCGCCATCGAGGTCACGCCCGAGGAGATCAGTGCCTACGGTGTTTTCGACGTCGAGGCCATCCCCGGCGCGGGCAATTCCGACGTCCTCAAGGTCAACGGCATGGTGGAAAAGCCCAAGGCCTCCGAGGCCCCCTCGCTGTATGCGGCGGCCGGCCGGTACGTGCTCGACCGCGCCATCTTCGACGCGCTGCGCCGCATCGACCACGGTGCCGGCGGCGAGCTACAGCTCACCGACGCGATCGCGCTGCTGATCAAAGAGGGCCATCCGGTTCATGTCGTCGTGCATCGCGGATCTCGACACGACTTGGGAAATCCCGGCGGCTACCTCAAGGCTGCGGTTGACTTTGCATTGGATCGTGACGACTACGGCCCGGAACTGCGGCGGTGGTTGGTAGCGCGATTGGGCCTGAACGAGCAGTAGCCGGCCGCCATGCCGGGCCTGGAGAACGACCGGGCGATCGGGCGAACGCCCGATACGGCGCGCCCGTCAGGGTGACGGCAGAGAGGCGCGGCCAGTGCGTTCGGTTGAGGAGCAGCAAGCCCGGATAACGGCGGCCGCGGTGGCCCCGCGCCCGATACGGGTTGCCATAGCGGAGGCGCAGGGATTGTTGTGCGCCGAGGAAGTCGTGACCGAGCGGCCGCTGCCCGGCTTCGACCAGGCCGCGATCGACGGTTATGCGGTACGCAGCGTGGACGTGCTGGGCATCGGCGAGGTGGGCAGCGAGCTTTCGCTCGACGAAACCGGCGAGCCGATGGCCGACGAGGACAACGCCGGGGGCCTGGTCCTGCCGGTGATGGGGACCATCGAGGCCGGGGCCCGGACGCCGAGCCGGTTGCAGCCGCGCCAGGCCGCCCGGGTGCAGACCGGGGCGCCGCTGCCCACGCTGGCCGACGCGGTGCTGCCGTTGCGCTGGACCGACGGCGGCACGTCGAAGGTGCGGATTCTGCGCGGCGCGCCGTCGGGGGCTTACGTGCGGCGCGCCGGCGACGACGTCCAGCCCGGCGATGTCGCGGTGCGGGCCGGGACGATCATCGGCGCGGCGCAGGTGGGCCTGCTCGCCGCGGTCGGCCGGGAGCGGGTCCTGGTGCACCCGCGCCCGCGGGTGTCGGTGATGGCGGTGGGCGGCGAGCTGGTCGACATCTCGCGGACGCCGAGCAACGGGCAGGTCTACGACGTCAACTCCTATGCGTTGGCGGCCGCGGCCCGGGATGCCGGCGCGGAGGTCAACCGGATCGGCATCGTGCCCAACAACCCGCAGGAGCTCGGCGAAATCGTCCAGGGACAGATCAATCGCGCCGAGGTCGTGGTGATCGCCGGCGGGGTTGGGGGTGCGGCCGCCGAAGCGGTGCGGGTGGTGCTGTCCGAGCTCGGTGACATGGAGGTCGTCCGGGTCGCCATGCATCCTGGATCCGTCCAGGGCTTCGGGCAGCTCGGGCGCGACGGTGTGCCGGTCTTCCTGCTGCCGGCCAACCCGGTCAGCGCGCTGGTGGTCTTCGAGGTGATGGTGCGGCCGCTGATCCGGCTGTCGCTGGGCAAGCGCCAGCCGATGCGGCGGATCGTGCAGGCCCGCACGCTGTCGCCGATCACGTCGGTGGCCGGGCGCAAGGGTTACCTGCGCGGCCAGCTGATGCGCGATCAGGACAGCGGCGAGTATCTGGTGCAGGCGCTGGGCGGCGCCCCCGGGGCGTCGTCGCATTTGCTCGCGACGCTGGCTGAGGCAAACTGTCTAGTTGTGGTTCCGAGTGGTGCCGAACAGATTCGCACCGGTGAGATCGTCGACGTCGCGTTCCTGGCCCAGCGCGGCTGACTCACCCGACTGCCTACGCCCGTGAACCTCTTGCGCTCTAGCGCCCGTCACCCCGGTTGGCCGTCGTCGGTGGGGCCGCTGCGGGTCGCGGCCGGTGTGGTCCGGCTGCGCGCGGTCCGGATGCGCGACGGCGCTCAGTGGAGCCGCCACCGGTTGGCCGACCGGGCGCATCTGGAGCCGTGGGAGCCCACCTCGGACGGTGACTGGGCGATCCGGCACACCGTCGCGGCCTGGCCGGCGCTGTGTTCCGGCCTGCGTGCCGAGGCCCGCAACGGCCGCATGCTGCCGTACGTGATCGAGCTCGACGGCCAGTTCTGCGGGCAGCTGACGATCGGCAACGTCACCCATGGCGCGTTGCGGTCGGCGTGGATCGGCTACTGGGTGCCGAGCTCGGCGACCGGCGGGGGAGTGGCCACCGGTGCGCTGGCGCTGGGCCTGGACCATTGCTTCGGGCCGGTCATGCTGCATCGGGTGGAGGCCACCGTGCGTCCGGAGAATGTCGCGAGCCGGGCCGTGTTGGCCAAGGTCGGCTTTCGCGAGGAGGGCCTGCTTCGCCGCTACCTCGAGGTCGACCGGGCGTGGCGCGACCATCTCCTGATGGCCATCACGGCCGAGGAGGTCTACGGATCGGTGGCATCGAAGCTGGTCCGCGCCGGATACGCGCGCTGGGCATAACCGCGCGGCGCCGTTCGCTGAGATTGGTGGCCGCGAACCGGGCTGCAATTTCGGTGCTCGACGACGCGTCGCCGTAGACAAATCGCAATATTTCTGTGGCTCGCGTGACATATGTGGCGTGTGATGCTTGATTGAGGCAAATTACAGGTGTGTAATTGCGCTGGTCGCAGGTCCCGGCCGCGCAGGTCAACGATCGGCCTCGTGGGGGATTCCGACCAGAAGGAGCAGGTCATCATGCCAAGCATCCCGCAGTCGTTGTTGTGGATTTCGCTCGTGGTGCTCTGGCTGTTCGTGCTGGTACCGATGCTGATCAGTAAGCGTGACGCGGTGCGACGCACCAGCGACGTGGCGCTGGCGACCAGGGTGCTCAATGGCGCCGGGTCCCGCCTGCTGCGGCGCAGCGGTCCGGCCTCGGGTCACCGCAGCGATCCGCACTGGACGCCGGAAGACGCGGCGGACGACGACATTGACGACGCGGAGCACCTCGACGACCTCGCCGAGACCGACGACGAACACGATGCCGAGACCGAGGAACTGCGCCCCGCCCGTCCGGTGGTGATGAGGATGGCGGCCGCCGAGTCGGCCGAGCCCGACTACCTGGACGTCGACGTCGTCGAAGATTCCGACGCGCTGCCGGTGGGCGCCGGCGCCGCGACCGCCGAACCCGTGCTCGCCCCGGTGGACGAGGACGAGCATAAGGAAGCCGACGAGGATCACCTCGACGACGAGTACGAATACGTCGAGGATTCGTCCGGTTTGGAGCCGGAGGCCGAGGAAGAGGACCCGGGTCCGCGCGAGCGGGTGGTCCCGTCGAGCGCCCGTCGCCGCCGCCGCTTCGACACCAAGACCGCGGCCGCCGTCACCGCCCGTAAGTACGCCTTCCGCAAGAAGGTGCTGATGGTGATGGCCGTCATCCTGGTCGGCACGGCGACGGCGGCGTTCGAGATCAGCCCGACCGCTTGGTGGGTATGCGGCGTCGCCACCGTGATCACCGTGCTCTACCTGGGTTATCTGCGCCGGCAGACCAAGATCGAGGAGCAGGTCCGTCGCCGCCGCACGCAGCGGATGGCCCGCGCGCGCATGGGCGTGGAGAACACCCGCGACCGCGACCACGACGTGGTCCCGTCGCGGCTGCGCCGGCCCGGCGCGGTGGTGCTCGAGATCGACGACGAGGACCCGATCTTCGAGCACCTGGACTACGCGATGCCGCAGCAGAACTACGGCTGGCCCCGGGACCTGCCCCGCGCCGTCGGCCAGTAGTGCCGTTGGTGCTGGCGCCGTTGCGGAACTGGTAGCCTCTATCGGTCAAGGGGCTATAGCGCAGTTGGTAGCGCGTCTCGTTCGCATCGAGAAGGTCAGGGGTTCGATTCCCCTTAGCTCCACAAGCAAAATCGCGGTTAAAGGCCGATAAATCGGAGTAATCACAATTCGGCGTCAACTGTGTCCCAGCCGGGGCAATGCCCCACCGGGCGAAACCAATCCGACGTGGCGGCGATAAGCAGGCGGTGGCCATCAAGAGCTGCCGGCTCCAGGAGGCCCCTACACGGGCGCCCACACGAGCTCGTCCGCTGCTGGCCCAACCAAAGCGAAATCACCGTTCCAGGAAAGCATTTCCTTCAAGAGGACAGTCCCGACCAGATCGGCACCGCAGTCGCTGATTTCGTGCGGCAGCTGCGTCCCACGTCGCACGACTAGAACACATAAGCCAGCGATGCGGACGGCTCGTACTGTCAAGTACAGAATGGCGCGCATGCTGTCGTTTTGTTTCCGAGAGCGCGAGGCCGCAACGGGGAGCCGATAGCGCAGGGGATCTAGGTCAGTTGCAGGGCGGCGGGTTCGATGCTTCGGGGTGACGCGGTCTACGAGCCTCATTCGAGCGTCGTTGTTGTAGCAGCATTCTGATCGTGTAGCACATTGTGCTGGCACCGTAGAAGCTGGCGGTGAGTAGTAGCCAACGGGACAGGTAGGGCGTCTGGGTTAGCCCGGTGGCGGCCCGATACGTGGGTGCGCCCTGCTCGATGATCCCCGGCAAAAATATCAACAACAACAGCGCCGCCGCCAGGGTCGGCATCCGAAGGTAATTCGTAATCGGGATGCGCCGCGACGGATTTACGGCGGCGCGGTCGCGGTGGTCTACCGGTGAGCGTCGCGACACGGATAGGAGCCGATCAGCCAGCGAGTAGAGCGGAAACAGGATGAGGTCGTGGCCGATCACGGCCACCGCGAACCAGACGGCGATGGATTGCCACCACACCGTCGGGTTAAACAGGTTTCGCACCCCTAACACCGAGATCGTGTAGGCGCCTAACGCCAATGCGGCCAGCACCACGAGGAGATGAAACAGGCGATCTCCGTACAAACGGGACGCCCGTTGTCCGAGTGCTCGCATCAGGTCCCCCGGAACTCGATTGCGGACACCCATTTAGTGCAGTGCACACCCGGAAGCGCGGGAACAATAATCCGAGCTGGATAGCCGTGATCCAGCGAGAGGTCGGCGCCGTTGACCTGAAACGCCAACAGCGAGTCGGGGTTCAGGATTTGGTTGCTTTGCAAGATCGCGCGGTTGAAAGCGCCGAAGCGTTCCAGCGAGGACACCACAGCTGAAGCCGGGTGGGGGGTCCCGGCTGCGGCGGCCAGATCGGAAAGCCGGATACCGGACCAGGTCTGAGTAGTCGACCACCCTTCGACGCAGGCGATGGGCAGCTCCACGGTGTGGTGTGGCATCGCGTCGAGCGCGGCGCGGTCCAATGTCACCTGTTCGGGGCCGCCCAACAGGTGCAGGCGCCACTGTTCTGCGGCGAAGGCCGCGTCGATGCCCGCCGCAACAGCGGTGCGGTTGATCTGAAAGTCGTTGGGCCCCTTACCGTAGCTGCGACCACGGGGCAGCAACAGGGCCGCGCTGCGAGTGAACCCGCCCAGGGTTTGTCCAGCGGTGAGTACCCCGACCAGCAAACTGCCGCCGCCCACGACTGCCAGCACACCGCGCCGGCTCAGGGTCGCGGGATCGGGGTCGGGTGCCACCAGGCCGCCGGGGTCGAGCGGTTCGGGCACCGTATCGGCCACCGAGGTGCCGAACACCGAGCGCAGCGACCGCGACCGCAGGCTGCGCACCATTGTCGGCAGCTTCAGGCAGACATGGGACACAAATCCGGCGATGAATACCCACGCCCCGAAGTAGTGCGCCGTGTAGAAGCTGAATCCGAAGATGTAGTCATATTGGATATTGAGGACTCCGGTGACGATCTCGAACAGGATCCCGCCGACCACCATGAGCAGCGTCACCCGCTCGAGTACCTGAGCCAGCGACCGCGACGGCGGCCAAGCGAATAGCCGGGGAATTACCGACCACAGCTTGGCCAGCACGACGGGGATCATGACCAGTCCCAGACCCACGTGCAGGCCCTGGCTCAGGCGGTACAGCCACGAGGGGCTGCTCGGCCAGTCGAAGCTGGGCAACTTGAGCCACCCGACATCAAACGGGATGGCCTGCCCGTACTTCGGCCCATAGGCCATGTACGACAGCAGCCCGGTCACGATGACGATCGGCAACACCACCAGCAGCGTTGCCCCGAACACC
The Mycobacterium sp. 050128 genome window above contains:
- a CDS encoding molybdopterin-dependent oxidoreductase: MTSSIPSADEPCPPSRPVQAGPDDATVDPVAAADVPVPGGPSSDQLPEVDAQVPGGTSHGTVAETDSSLAGPRAGYGFPAALWRALDDHPPPGLSRIRWRSPLRGPWLTSVFGATLLVVLPIVIVTGLLSYMAYGPKYGQAIPFDVGWLKLPSFDWPSSPSWLYRLSQGLHVGLGLVMIPVVLAKLWSVIPRLFAWPPSRSLAQVLERVTLLMVVGGILFEIVTGVLNIQYDYIFGFSFYTAHYFGAWVFIAGFVSHVCLKLPTMVRSLRSRSLRSVFGTSVADTVPEPLDPGGLVAPDPDPATLSRRGVLAVVGGGSLLVGVLTAGQTLGGFTRSAALLLPRGRSYGKGPNDFQINRTAVAAGIDAAFAAEQWRLHLLGGPEQVTLDRAALDAMPHHTVELPIACVEGWSTTQTWSGIRLSDLAAAAGTPHPASAVVSSLERFGAFNRAILQSNQILNPDSLLAFQVNGADLSLDHGYPARIIVPALPGVHCTKWVSAIEFRGT